The following coding sequences lie in one beta proteobacterium CB genomic window:
- a CDS encoding PpiC-type peptidyl-prolyl cis-trans isomerase has product MKFHIIRFLTGAFLSIGFVGFSYGQDALPVNAAASVNGMIITNDTVEQGIQAALSQGQKDSPELRKAVLGKMIEIALLSQQADKDGLANSERANSQLALIRQNYLADLELSTYMAKNPVSDADVQAEYNREIASLGSQGMIVEYKVSDIAVATAADAQAALARIKKGESFDKVARSVSLAPNKVQGGAVGWVQAGQTLPQIASVLISLSKGQVSPAPIQMPQGWYLIKLEDKKSSKPPTYEQAKAAIRNGLMQKKQFEFLSQLRQGANIVVR; this is encoded by the coding sequence ATGAAATTCCATATCATCCGTTTTCTTACTGGTGCCTTCCTATCCATCGGGTTTGTAGGCTTTTCCTACGGCCAAGATGCTTTACCAGTCAACGCGGCTGCCTCTGTTAATGGCATGATTATTACAAACGATACAGTTGAGCAGGGCATTCAAGCGGCATTGTCTCAGGGTCAAAAGGATTCCCCGGAACTTCGCAAAGCAGTCTTGGGAAAAATGATTGAAATTGCTCTCTTATCGCAACAAGCAGATAAGGATGGGCTCGCAAATTCTGAGAGAGCTAATAGTCAGCTGGCCTTGATTCGCCAAAATTATTTAGCAGACCTAGAGTTGTCTACTTATATGGCAAAAAATCCGGTGAGTGATGCCGATGTCCAAGCTGAGTACAACCGCGAGATTGCTTCCCTGGGATCGCAGGGCATGATTGTGGAATACAAGGTAAGTGATATTGCTGTTGCTACTGCGGCTGATGCACAGGCTGCACTAGCTAGAATCAAAAAAGGTGAGTCTTTCGATAAGGTGGCGAGGAGTGTTTCACTCGCACCAAATAAGGTTCAGGGTGGCGCTGTAGGTTGGGTGCAAGCAGGGCAGACTTTGCCGCAGATTGCCAGCGTATTAATAAGCTTATCCAAGGGTCAGGTTTCTCCGGCGCCGATTCAGATGCCTCAGGGCTGGTATTTAATTAAATTGGAAGATAAAAAATCTAGCAAGCCTCCAACATATGAGCAAGCTAAGGCGGCTATTCGCAATGGTCTGATGCAGAAAAAGCAGTTTGAATTCTTATCCCAATTGCGTCAGGGCGCTAATATCGTCGTACGCTAA
- the lysR gene encoding LysR family transcriptional regulator — translation MLYNYRHLYYFWVVAKEGSMSKAAERLNIAIQTISAQVHELEKSLGYLLFKPAGRGIALTESGFAALEIADQIFLLGERLPEAVREAASTKKIKITVGVSDGLPKLVTKQLLEPILEKDDVQLIAHEGEFEDLLADLALHRLDIVLADRPAPINKNLHVYSQELIKSSIAWFGPKKIIQQSKKAFPECLGDLPILLPTAHSTARYLIDQWFIQNGIIPNIAGEFEDSALLKTFAASGLGVFPAGEIIKKDLKETYHIDMIGKCEDIHEYFYAIRPEKKIQHPLVEAIIRR, via the coding sequence TATCGCCATTCAGACTATTAGCGCTCAAGTGCATGAATTGGAAAAATCGCTTGGATACCTACTATTCAAGCCGGCTGGTCGGGGAATTGCCCTAACTGAATCTGGATTTGCTGCCCTCGAAATCGCCGATCAAATTTTTCTATTAGGCGAGCGGCTACCTGAAGCGGTAAGAGAAGCGGCAAGCACTAAAAAAATAAAAATCACAGTTGGCGTATCCGACGGCCTACCAAAGCTAGTTACTAAACAGCTGCTGGAGCCAATCTTAGAAAAAGATGATGTGCAACTCATCGCACACGAGGGCGAATTTGAAGATCTCCTGGCGGATCTAGCTTTACATCGACTAGATATTGTCCTAGCTGACAGGCCTGCCCCAATCAACAAAAATCTTCATGTTTACAGCCAGGAACTAATTAAGTCCTCAATTGCTTGGTTTGGCCCTAAAAAAATAATCCAGCAATCCAAGAAGGCATTTCCTGAATGTCTTGGTGATTTACCAATTCTGCTACCTACCGCCCATTCCACGGCACGTTACCTAATAGATCAATGGTTTATTCAAAACGGAATAATCCCCAATATTGCAGGGGAGTTTGAGGATAGTGCACTACTCAAAACCTTTGCAGCCAGTGGCCTAGGAGTCTTCCCAGCAGGGGAGATTATCAAAAAAGATTTAAAGGAAACTTATCACATTGACATGATCGGTAAATGTGAAGATATTCACGAATATTTTTATGCTATTCGCCCAGAGAAGAAAATTCAGCATCCACTAGTAGAAGCGATTATTAGGCGCTAA